One window of the Candidatus Wolbachia massiliensis genome contains the following:
- a CDS encoding MFS transporter — translation MESKAKAWLISNLVVIFSNMQIIYTFISVNLEKELGLTIMQVALANSAYTWTFAISQFFSGAMFYTFSSKKIYSFSLLTMLFGFFVLVNSENFSHLILSQVLIAIGASFGFVGAAHISSICFPVAQFGLMFSLVQTISSLSALAIQILFSSLLVEGAYWKNLIVCIILFGILTFVLMFFDLEASSEKSLEKHTIKNSIKTVICSVLTVLKLGDIWITSIVGAITFGTFLALNTLWAPRLLSSLELNSIESGVATAILWLGLAVGAPIADRISNLLKNRKHVISAFALLQGIAIIILLYGDLTVHIVYFCMLMFGFAAGGHMLNFTVGSEIVEQKYISTSSSIINGFMFIMSGVMVSMLALFTDHQMVLFAIFAMLVVAGVLNYATKETYLKNKVAEP, via the coding sequence ATGGAAAGCAAAGCTAAGGCTTGGCTGATCAGTAACTTGGTTGTTATATTCAGCAATATGCAAATAATTTATACCTTTATAAGCGTGAATCTTGAAAAAGAACTTGGGCTCACAATTATGCAAGTTGCACTGGCCAATTCAGCATATACTTGGACTTTTGCCATCTCACAATTTTTTAGTGGAGCAATGTTTTATACCTTTTCCAGTAAAAAAATTTATTCTTTCTCATTGTTAACTATGCTCTTTGGGTTTTTTGTCCTTGTTAATAGCGAAAACTTCTCTCATTTAATTTTATCTCAAGTATTGATTGCAATTGGAGCGTCGTTTGGCTTTGTTGGTGCTGCTCACATAAGTAGCATATGTTTTCCCGTTGCCCAATTTGGATTGATGTTTTCACTAGTGCAGACAATTTCAAGTCTTTCTGCACTGGCAATTCAAATATTGTTCTCTAGCTTACTTGTCGAAGGTGCATACTGGAAAAATCTGATTGTATGCATAATACTATTTGGTATATTGACATTTGTATTAATGTTTTTTGACCTGGAAGCATCCTCAGAAAAAAGTTTAGAAAAACACACAATAAAAAACTCCATAAAAACGGTAATATGCTCTGTACTCACAGTACTAAAATTGGGAGACATCTGGATAACCTCGATAGTGGGTGCTATTACTTTTGGAACATTTTTAGCACTTAACACTCTGTGGGCACCAAGGTTGCTAAGCAGCTTAGAACTCAATTCAATAGAGTCAGGTGTAGCAACTGCAATATTATGGCTTGGTCTTGCAGTTGGTGCTCCAATTGCAGATCGAATCTCAAACCTATTAAAAAATAGAAAACATGTGATCTCTGCTTTTGCCCTGTTACAAGGTATCGCAATTATCATTTTATTGTACGGCGATTTGACTGTTCATATCGTGTACTTTTGTATGTTAATGTTTGGTTTTGCTGCAGGGGGACATATGCTTAATTTTACTGTCGGTAGTGAAATTGTAGAGCAAAAATACATCAGCACATCATCATCCATTATCAATGGGTTTATGTTTATTATGAGTGGAGTTATGGTGTCAATGTTAGCGCTTTTTACAGATCATCAAATGGTGCTTTTTGCGATATTTGCTATGTTAGTAGTTGCTGGTGTTTTAAATTATGCTACAAAAGAGACATATCTTAAAAATAAAGTAGCTGAACCTTGA
- a CDS encoding integration host factor subunit alpha has translation MDYVTTKDMTVTKATIAKDINQEIGLSKEDSATLVDDILDEIKTSLIRDGIVKISSFGTFLIKKKEERPGNIPNTSKKVVIQARNTISFRPSKVIKNLINE, from the coding sequence ATGGATTACGTTACGACGAAAGATATGACAGTAACTAAGGCAACAATAGCTAAAGATATAAATCAAGAAATTGGATTATCAAAGGAAGATTCTGCTACACTAGTAGATGATATATTAGATGAAATAAAGACAAGCTTGATAAGAGACGGAATAGTAAAAATATCGTCATTTGGAACGTTCTTGATTAAAAAAAAGGAGGAGAGGCCAGGGAATATACCAAATACATCGAAAAAGGTAGTGATTCAGGCAAGAAATACGATTTCTTTTAGACCTTCAAAAGTGATAAAAAATTTAATCAATGAATAA
- a CDS encoding MerR family transcriptional regulator, protein MNKEKLFYTIGEVAEELCLEQHVLRFWEGQFRQINPIKRKGRRLYDHKCIEVIKKIKYMLYDKGYTIKGVQKEFDNDIKINCDLKDLLQELTGLRDYLISKINSEKSSERP, encoded by the coding sequence ATGAATAAGGAGAAATTATTCTACACAATAGGAGAAGTAGCTGAAGAGCTGTGTTTAGAACAGCATGTTTTAAGGTTTTGGGAAGGGCAATTTCGTCAAATTAACCCTATAAAGCGTAAAGGAAGAAGGCTATATGATCACAAATGTATAGAGGTCATAAAGAAAATAAAGTACATGCTATATGATAAAGGGTACACAATAAAAGGAGTACAAAAAGAATTTGATAATGATATAAAAATCAATTGTGATTTAAAGGATTTATTACAAGAACTTACTGGCTTAAGAGACTATTTAATTAGTAAAATAAACAGCGAGAAAAGTAGCGAACGACCATAA
- the mutS gene encoding DNA mismatch repair protein MutS, with protein MNFIREKNTPVMEQYLNLKAQYKDHLLFYRLGDFYELFFDDAVKAAKLLNIVLTKRGNSCGQDIPMCGVPAHSSESYLHKLIDLGFKVAICDQLETADEAKRRGYKSIVKRDVVRIVTPGTIIEDSLLEDKSNNYLASIVEQDEEYAVSWLELSTGKFFHTLTNLKALDSDLLRISPKELLISEKLTEDEKIRSILKNYKISITQHTQSFFEYNKSQRTLCEFYKVRELGVIGNFSKVEIMACGALLEYVRVTQRGSIPRLELPKPYKQQNFMLIDASARRNLELFSTQFGEKKGSLISVIDHTVTASGGRLLKQMLASPLACSKAINLRLRTVEFFVNDHESRGKIREILSNIPDIERSLSRLMLGRGSPKDINLLKVGLGKTLELSEFLSALHNYRLGEKSPQMSFQCLTLESREKEPVSTTQIISSDESELSTIHKSLGDHKDLFGLLSNAVLDNSLSSTKEGGFINPKYNQELSELSYVLNNSNKLITKLRESYRDLTGIAALKILHNNILGYYVEVSANHKLTSDIFIHRQSLANSMRYTTNELKELENKILTARDALINLEIKIFGELCSEIAKESEKIALAANALAKLDIRTAFAELAVQNNYVKPIIDDSKEFNIHNGRHPVIEVNDKFIANSINLTGIHLITGPNMAGKSTFLRQNALIAILAHMGSFVPADSTHIGVIDKIFSRVGATDNITAGYSTFMVEMIETATIVNQATDCSLVILDEIGRGTGVYDGLSIAQAVIEHVHDVNKCRAIFATHYHELTKVSGYLKNVKCFCVKIKEWNGEVIFLHEVIEGIADESYGIHVAKLAGFPDSVLNRASEVFEELKNFKEFEQNEFSRLK; from the coding sequence ATGAACTTTATAAGAGAAAAAAACACTCCTGTGATGGAGCAATATTTGAACTTAAAAGCTCAATATAAGGATCATCTATTGTTTTATAGATTGGGAGATTTTTATGAATTGTTTTTTGACGACGCCGTTAAAGCTGCAAAGTTGCTAAATATAGTACTCACTAAGAGAGGTAATTCGTGTGGGCAGGACATACCAATGTGTGGAGTGCCGGCACACAGTAGTGAATCTTATCTACACAAGCTGATAGACTTAGGATTCAAAGTAGCAATCTGTGACCAATTAGAAACTGCTGATGAAGCTAAAAGGAGAGGCTATAAATCCATAGTAAAACGTGATGTAGTGCGAATTGTAACTCCAGGCACAATTATTGAAGATTCGCTACTAGAGGATAAAAGCAATAATTATCTCGCATCCATAGTTGAACAAGATGAGGAATATGCTGTTAGCTGGCTTGAACTGTCAACAGGAAAATTTTTTCACACTTTGACGAACTTGAAAGCTCTAGATAGTGATTTACTACGTATATCACCAAAAGAATTATTGATTTCTGAAAAGCTCACTGAGGACGAAAAAATCAGATCCATTTTGAAAAATTATAAAATATCAATTACGCAGCATACACAGAGTTTTTTTGAATATAACAAATCTCAGAGAACGTTGTGCGAATTTTACAAAGTCAGAGAACTTGGAGTTATAGGAAATTTCAGCAAGGTGGAAATTATGGCGTGTGGTGCGTTGCTCGAATATGTTAGGGTAACACAAAGGGGCTCCATTCCAAGACTTGAGTTGCCAAAACCCTATAAGCAACAAAATTTTATGCTTATTGATGCTTCAGCAAGGAGAAATCTTGAGTTATTTTCAACTCAATTTGGTGAAAAGAAAGGTTCGCTAATTTCAGTTATTGATCACACAGTGACAGCTTCTGGTGGACGCCTGCTCAAACAGATGCTTGCCTCACCGCTTGCTTGTTCTAAAGCAATTAATTTGAGGCTTAGAACCGTTGAATTTTTTGTAAATGACCACGAGTCACGCGGAAAAATACGGGAAATACTATCTAACATTCCAGATATTGAAAGATCACTGTCACGTTTAATGCTAGGGCGTGGTTCACCAAAAGATATTAATTTATTAAAAGTAGGTCTTGGCAAAACATTAGAGTTGTCTGAGTTTCTGTCCGCCTTGCATAATTATCGTTTGGGTGAAAAATCACCTCAGATGTCATTCCAGTGCTTAACACTGGAGTCAAGAGAAAAAGAACCTGTGTCCACTACTCAGATTATAAGCAGTGACGAAAGTGAACTTAGTACAATACATAAAAGTCTTGGCGATCATAAAGACCTATTCGGGCTTCTTAGCAATGCTGTACTTGATAATAGTCTCAGTTCCACAAAAGAGGGAGGATTTATCAACCCAAAATATAACCAAGAATTATCAGAGTTATCTTATGTATTAAATAACAGTAACAAGCTGATCACTAAACTTCGTGAATCTTACCGTGATCTAACTGGTATTGCCGCATTGAAAATATTGCATAACAACATACTTGGTTATTACGTTGAAGTGTCAGCAAATCACAAGTTAACTTCGGATATATTTATTCATAGGCAAAGCCTAGCAAATAGCATGCGCTATACTACTAATGAGTTGAAAGAGTTGGAAAATAAAATTCTTACAGCACGGGATGCTTTGATCAACTTAGAAATAAAAATTTTTGGTGAACTTTGCAGCGAGATTGCTAAAGAGTCCGAAAAGATCGCTCTTGCTGCAAATGCCCTAGCAAAACTTGATATCAGGACTGCATTTGCGGAGCTTGCAGTGCAAAATAATTACGTGAAACCCATCATTGACGATAGCAAGGAATTCAATATTCACAATGGAAGGCATCCAGTGATTGAAGTTAACGATAAATTCATTGCAAATAGCATCAATTTAACTGGTATACATCTAATCACTGGTCCTAATATGGCTGGAAAAAGCACTTTCTTGAGGCAAAACGCTCTCATTGCAATTTTAGCTCATATGGGGTCATTTGTGCCAGCAGATAGTACACATATTGGAGTGATTGACAAGATATTTAGCAGAGTTGGCGCAACAGATAATATAACAGCCGGTTATTCTACCTTTATGGTAGAAATGATTGAAACAGCAACAATAGTTAATCAGGCAACAGACTGTTCCTTAGTGATACTTGATGAGATTGGTAGGGGCACAGGAGTATATGATGGCTTGTCTATTGCTCAGGCAGTGATTGAACATGTTCACGATGTAAATAAGTGCCGTGCCATTTTTGCAACTCACTATCACGAATTAACTAAGGTAAGTGGATACTTGAAAAATGTGAAATGTTTTTGTGTGAAAATAAAAGAATGGAATGGAGAGGTCATCTTTCTACATGAAGTAATTGAGGGTATTGCAGATGAGTCATATGGAATACATGTAGCAAAACTTGCTGGTTTTCCTGACTCCGTTTTAAATAGAGCGAGTGAAGTGTTTGAAGAGCTAAAGAACTTCAAAGAATTTGAGCAAAATGAATTTTCAAGGTTAAAATAG
- a CDS encoding oxidoreductase: protein MKNIMLIGGGVGNAVLFSVGKACLENNSKVLYFAGYKKLNDVFKQTLIEHASSVVVWACEEGLIEASRNQDKFFRGNIVDAIISYQKGRLGDTAISLDVIDKIITIGSDKMMKAVNEARKTVLRPYLKSDHVAISSINSPMQCMMKEICAQCMQRHINTKTGEESFVYSCSNQDQDMEFVDFDFLNERLKQNSLQEKLTAKWIDHVQRY, encoded by the coding sequence ATGAAAAATATAATGCTCATTGGTGGTGGAGTTGGAAATGCAGTGTTATTTTCAGTAGGAAAAGCATGTCTTGAAAATAATAGCAAGGTTTTGTACTTTGCTGGCTATAAGAAATTAAATGATGTATTTAAACAAACACTGATAGAACATGCATCTAGCGTGGTAGTTTGGGCATGTGAAGAGGGATTGATAGAAGCAAGCAGGAATCAGGACAAATTCTTTCGTGGTAATATAGTCGATGCAATAATTTCTTATCAAAAAGGAAGATTAGGTGATACTGCGATTAGCTTAGATGTCATAGATAAAATTATCACTATTGGTTCTGATAAAATGATGAAGGCTGTAAATGAAGCCAGAAAGACAGTTTTAAGGCCATATTTGAAATCAGACCACGTGGCAATATCATCAATCAATTCTCCTATGCAGTGTATGATGAAAGAAATATGTGCTCAGTGTATGCAGCGACATATAAATACAAAAACGGGAGAAGAGAGTTTTGTGTATAGTTGCAGTAATCAAGATCAGGACATGGAGTTTGTTGACTTCGATTTCTTAAATGAACGCTTGAAACAAAATAGTTTACAAGAAAAACTCACTGCAAAGTGGATAGATCATGTTCAAAGATATTAA
- a CDS encoding 5-formyltetrahydrofolate cyclo-ligase has translation MFKDIKQQKKEIREQYRAIRNSIDESYSSYAANSLINLFNQNLSYIKGKTIAAYIPIDGEINVVPLMCSLLDLDYKVAIPDENKPPRFKEWNKTGEDIIPDTIITPVIAFDDHFNRLGFGGGWYDAVIKELRPLGKIFIGVAYEKQYCKNLPIEEHDQKLDIIITETCVRCKGPF, from the coding sequence ATGTTCAAAGATATTAAACAACAAAAAAAGGAAATAAGAGAGCAATATAGAGCTATAAGAAACAGTATCGATGAAAGTTATTCCAGTTATGCAGCAAATTCTCTTATTAATCTCTTTAATCAGAACTTAAGCTACATTAAAGGTAAAACAATTGCGGCTTATATTCCAATTGACGGGGAAATAAATGTTGTACCTTTGATGTGTAGTTTGCTCGATTTAGATTATAAAGTAGCAATTCCTGATGAAAATAAGCCGCCAAGGTTTAAGGAATGGAACAAAACAGGTGAAGATATAATTCCCGACACAATCATTACTCCTGTTATTGCTTTTGATGATCATTTTAATAGATTAGGTTTTGGTGGTGGCTGGTATGATGCTGTAATAAAAGAACTGCGACCACTTGGAAAAATATTTATAGGTGTAGCTTACGAGAAACAGTATTGCAAAAATCTGCCAATAGAAGAACACGACCAAAAATTAGATATCATAATCACTGAGACGTGTGTTAGGTGTAAGGGACCCTTCTAA
- a CDS encoding Fic family protein — protein sequence MDIKESPSGKVINALAGYQAFIPNPLPPKFEWDNALVKSLSRADHILGMLSREGAKLPNPHLLMRPFIAREAVLSSKIEGTQATLGEILAQEAGANVDRNPNDLQEVRNYIAALEYGLERLKSFPLSLQLLKEIHGKLMLGVRGSHATPGEFRRVQNWIGSPGCTINSAKYVPPTPGELMDCLYFFEKFLHDRTLPPLIHIALCHYQFEAIHPFLDGNGRIGRLLITLLLIERKLLSSPLLYLSAFFEATQSEYYTQLYNISSKGTWHDWFSYFLNGVALQSLDVLSRAEQINNLITGWQSSKTEGVASDIIRYLAVNPYFTIKRIVENLGVAFTTAQRAVMKLEDLGIVSQTSEGKRDRVYCATDILKILEGSLTPNTRLSDYDI from the coding sequence ATGGATATTAAAGAATCACCATCAGGTAAGGTTATTAATGCATTAGCTGGTTATCAAGCATTTATACCTAACCCTTTGCCACCAAAATTTGAATGGGACAATGCTTTAGTCAAAAGCCTTTCCAGAGCAGATCATATTTTGGGTATGTTATCCAGAGAAGGGGCTAAATTACCCAACCCTCATCTTCTCATGCGACCCTTTATAGCACGTGAAGCGGTTCTTTCAAGTAAAATCGAGGGTACCCAAGCAACTCTTGGTGAAATTTTGGCTCAAGAAGCAGGTGCTAATGTAGATCGCAACCCCAATGATTTACAAGAAGTACGCAATTATATAGCAGCGCTCGAGTATGGACTAGAACGCCTAAAGTCTTTTCCACTGTCGCTTCAGTTGCTTAAAGAAATTCACGGAAAGCTTATGCTAGGTGTAAGAGGCTCTCATGCAACTCCAGGAGAATTTCGCCGAGTGCAAAATTGGATTGGGAGCCCAGGGTGTACAATAAACTCAGCAAAATATGTGCCACCAACACCAGGTGAGTTGATGGATTGCCTGTACTTTTTTGAAAAGTTTTTACATGACAGGACACTACCCCCACTCATACACATCGCTTTATGCCATTATCAATTTGAGGCAATTCATCCATTCTTGGACGGCAATGGGCGTATTGGACGTCTACTCATAACATTACTCCTTATCGAAAGAAAGTTATTATCATCGCCTTTGTTATATCTAAGCGCATTTTTCGAAGCTACGCAAAGTGAGTACTATACACAACTCTATAATATAAGCAGCAAAGGTACGTGGCATGATTGGTTCTCTTATTTCTTAAATGGTGTAGCGTTGCAATCGCTGGACGTATTATCGAGGGCAGAACAAATTAACAATTTAATTACAGGTTGGCAAAGTTCTAAAACCGAAGGAGTTGCGAGTGATATTATAAGATATCTTGCTGTAAACCCTTACTTTACTATAAAGAGAATAGTTGAAAACTTAGGTGTTGCATTTACAACAGCCCAAAGGGCAGTCATGAAACTTGAAGATTTAGGCATTGTTTCACAAACTTCTGAGGGAAAGAGAGATCGGGTTTACTGTGCAACTGATATTTTGAAGATTTTAGAAGGGTCCCTTACACCTAACACACGTCTCAGTGATTATGATATCTAA
- a CDS encoding DegQ family serine endoprotease, with amino-acid sequence MRSKVFILSIFTCFFIAFSSYADMFNWSAKKVVDTNTPVCNCNQGLADLVEELIPAVVNISSEQIIKQENNNRTRAPSMPRNNFFDDFREFFEHFDQFFMDRNPSTSREVVLLGSGFIIDKSGTIVTNYHVIKNAQDITVTMNDNTYFKAEILGHDAKTDLAVLKIKANKDLSFVAFGDSDKARVGDTVMAIGNPFGLGGSVSTGIISARSRDISIGTMNEFIQTDAAINRGNSGGPLFDLSGKVIGINTAIYSPSESGGNVGIGFAIPSNLAMSIIDTLKSGKKIKHGWLGVQVQPITREFAESLGLKDIKGALVANIVKDSPAEKGGIKVGDILLEFNGKKIDRMTQLPQMVSRTEPEKKVQVKLLRKGKEVNIKVVIEESTSDSQDTNQEANKSTSDHITGLTVSNLSKELKESKNDVPTKGVIVTNVDSNATLRGIKKGDIITQIDGTDIENADDFQKQVDLSAKENNRDSIMLLIYRNGNQFFTSIKLKK; translated from the coding sequence ATGAGAAGTAAAGTATTTATTTTATCTATATTCACATGTTTTTTCATTGCATTTTCCTCATATGCTGACATGTTCAACTGGAGTGCAAAAAAGGTTGTAGATACTAACACTCCTGTATGCAATTGCAACCAAGGGCTTGCTGATCTAGTAGAAGAACTTATCCCTGCAGTTGTGAATATTTCAAGCGAACAAATCATTAAGCAAGAAAATAACAACAGAACTAGAGCTCCATCCATGCCAAGAAACAATTTCTTTGATGATTTTAGAGAGTTTTTTGAGCACTTCGATCAATTTTTTATGGATAGAAATCCCAGCACTAGCAGAGAGGTAGTGCTGCTTGGATCTGGATTTATTATAGATAAAAGTGGAACTATAGTTACCAATTATCACGTCATTAAAAATGCCCAAGACATTACAGTTACTATGAACGATAATACTTACTTCAAAGCAGAAATTTTAGGTCATGACGCAAAAACTGATCTTGCTGTGCTCAAGATAAAAGCTAACAAAGACCTTTCTTTTGTTGCATTTGGTGATTCTGATAAAGCGAGAGTTGGTGATACAGTTATGGCAATAGGCAACCCATTTGGTTTGGGTGGCTCTGTAAGCACAGGTATTATATCTGCAAGATCTAGAGATATTAGCATTGGTACCATGAATGAATTTATTCAAACTGATGCTGCAATTAATAGAGGCAACTCTGGGGGGCCGCTGTTTGATTTAAGTGGAAAAGTTATAGGCATTAACACCGCTATTTATTCTCCATCTGAATCTGGTGGCAACGTGGGTATAGGCTTTGCTATACCATCTAATTTAGCTATGTCAATTATTGACACATTAAAAAGCGGTAAAAAAATAAAACATGGTTGGCTTGGTGTACAAGTTCAGCCTATAACAAGAGAATTTGCTGAGTCCTTAGGTTTAAAAGATATAAAAGGCGCATTAGTTGCAAATATAGTAAAGGACAGTCCTGCTGAAAAAGGCGGAATTAAAGTAGGTGACATATTATTAGAATTTAATGGTAAAAAAATTGATAGGATGACACAATTACCTCAAATGGTTTCAAGAACTGAACCTGAAAAAAAAGTACAAGTTAAGTTACTTAGGAAAGGCAAAGAAGTTAACATTAAGGTTGTAATTGAAGAATCTACAAGCGATAGCCAAGATACCAACCAAGAAGCAAACAAGTCAACATCTGATCATATAACCGGTTTAACTGTTTCAAATCTGTCAAAAGAGTTGAAAGAAAGTAAAAATGACGTACCTACAAAAGGTGTAATAGTTACCAATGTAGATAGTAATGCTACGCTGCGTGGTATCAAAAAAGGAGACATCATTACTCAAATAGATGGCACTGATATAGAAAATGCCGATGACTTTCAAAAACAAGTCGATTTATCAGCAAAGGAAAACAACAGAGATTCAATAATGTTGCTTATTTACCGCAATGGAAATCAGTTTTTCACTTCAATAAAGTTGAAGAAATAG
- the hflC gene encoding protease modulator HflC, with the protein MHSNTKIAFVSVFVILLIALSNSIFVVQETKQAIVIQLGKVVRDIRKSGLYFKLPFINNVEFLDKRVLDLSPDKTPREVITADQKRIIVDAYAKYKIVDPVTFYQTVRNESGLVRRLYPIMEAHIRENIGRFSLISLLNEKRSEVMQLIQRGVYSEAKKFGIEIVDVRIKRADLPEENSSAIFRRMQTEREKEAKEIRAEGEQIGQEIKSKADKLKREIIASAVKESYEIRGRGYAEATRIYNEAFKVDKEFFNFYRSMNAYSKSFVGNNTKFVLSPNNNFLDILNKGWK; encoded by the coding sequence ATGCATAGTAACACTAAAATTGCTTTTGTTTCTGTATTTGTCATTCTGTTAATCGCTCTATCCAATTCAATATTTGTGGTGCAAGAAACAAAGCAAGCAATAGTTATACAATTGGGTAAAGTTGTAAGAGATATTAGAAAGAGTGGCTTATATTTTAAGTTGCCATTTATAAATAATGTAGAGTTTCTCGATAAGAGAGTTTTAGATTTAAGCCCCGACAAAACTCCAAGAGAAGTGATAACCGCAGATCAAAAACGTATTATAGTAGACGCTTATGCAAAGTATAAAATAGTGGATCCTGTCACTTTTTACCAAACTGTAAGAAATGAATCAGGACTAGTAAGAAGATTATATCCAATCATGGAAGCTCACATAAGAGAAAACATAGGAAGATTTTCATTGATTAGTTTACTGAATGAAAAAAGATCGGAGGTCATGCAACTAATCCAACGTGGAGTTTACTCTGAAGCTAAAAAATTCGGTATAGAAATAGTAGATGTAAGAATTAAGAGAGCAGATTTGCCGGAAGAAAATAGTTCTGCAATATTTCGACGTATGCAAACTGAAAGAGAAAAAGAAGCAAAAGAAATCAGAGCAGAAGGAGAACAAATAGGACAGGAAATTAAATCAAAAGCTGATAAACTAAAAAGGGAGATTATTGCTAGTGCAGTAAAAGAATCCTACGAAATAAGAGGCCGTGGTTATGCCGAAGCAACTAGAATTTACAATGAGGCGTTTAAAGTTGATAAAGAGTTCTTTAACTTTTATCGCTCTATGAATGCTTACAGTAAATCATTTGTTGGCAATAACACTAAATTTGTGCTTTCACCAAATAACAATTTTTTAGATATTTTGAATAAGGGATGGAAATAG
- the hflK gene encoding FtsH protease activity modulator HflK, producing MFDEHNPWNLGKKPIRNKTPNNEDTLSKAMSEIRYFFTGLTRNSGKKPYLIILIVLLFYVCTGFYIVHPSEEGIELTFGKYSNTETPGLRYHFPYPIGKVYKVNVKEVNREEIGVSSSYGRDTDRGEGVMLTGDENIVNVNFEVQWRVRDAKNYLFKVRDYKPGSSVKNAAESAMREIIGKNTISFALEGQGRAEISRDTRTLLQQILDGYQMGIEVLSVQMKKIDPPEKVISSFRDVQSARADKERTINEAYAYSNDIIPRAKGEAIKIKLDAEAYENEIVNEAKGNANRFLSLYEEYKHNPSLVKNRIYLETMENIFSKVDKVVVTDDLKGMFSYLPLTNLGK from the coding sequence ATGTTTGATGAGCATAATCCTTGGAATCTGGGGAAGAAACCGATAAGGAATAAAACTCCTAATAATGAAGATACTTTAAGTAAAGCTATGTCAGAGATAAGGTACTTTTTTACTGGCTTAACAAGAAACAGCGGCAAAAAGCCTTATTTAATCATTCTTATTGTTTTGCTCTTCTATGTTTGTACTGGCTTTTATATTGTTCATCCAAGCGAAGAAGGTATAGAACTTACTTTTGGCAAATATTCTAATACAGAAACGCCTGGTTTACGCTATCACTTCCCCTACCCTATTGGCAAAGTTTATAAAGTGAATGTTAAGGAAGTGAATCGCGAAGAAATTGGGGTAAGCAGTTCTTATGGACGAGATACAGATCGCGGCGAAGGTGTGATGCTTACTGGAGATGAGAACATAGTCAACGTTAATTTTGAGGTCCAATGGCGTGTTAGGGATGCTAAAAATTACTTATTCAAAGTACGAGATTACAAACCTGGTTCAAGTGTTAAAAATGCTGCTGAAAGCGCTATGAGAGAGATAATAGGTAAAAATACGATCTCTTTTGCACTCGAAGGTCAAGGCAGAGCTGAAATTTCCAGAGACACTAGAACTTTACTGCAACAGATTCTTGATGGATACCAAATGGGCATAGAAGTTTTATCTGTCCAAATGAAAAAAATCGATCCACCAGAAAAAGTAATTAGTTCGTTCAGAGATGTGCAAAGTGCTCGCGCGGACAAAGAGCGTACTATAAACGAAGCATACGCTTATAGCAATGATATTATACCTCGAGCAAAGGGAGAGGCAATAAAGATAAAACTAGATGCTGAAGCATATGAGAATGAAATAGTAAATGAAGCAAAAGGTAATGCAAATCGCTTTTTGTCTCTTTATGAGGAATACAAACACAATCCTTCTCTCGTTAAGAACCGTATTTATCTTGAAACTATGGAAAATATTTTCAGTAAGGTAGATAAAGTTGTTGTCACTGATGATCTGAAAGGTATGTTTTCTTATTTACCTCTTACAAATTTAGGAAAATAG